Proteins from a genomic interval of Brucella intermedia LMG 3301:
- the gcvH gene encoding glycine cleavage system protein GcvH: protein MANILFTEDHEWISVENGVATVGITIHAQEQLGDLVFVELPDVGRTATKGEGIVVVESVKAASDVYAPVDGEVVEVNEAVASDPALINQAAEGEGWLFKLKLSDESQLSGLLDKAGYDKLVG from the coding sequence ATGGCCAATATCCTGTTCACCGAAGATCACGAGTGGATCAGCGTCGAAAACGGCGTTGCCACTGTCGGCATTACGATCCACGCACAGGAACAACTGGGTGACCTCGTTTTCGTCGAGCTGCCGGACGTCGGCCGCACGGCGACCAAGGGCGAAGGCATCGTGGTTGTGGAATCGGTCAAGGCCGCTTCCGATGTTTATGCACCGGTCGATGGCGAAGTGGTCGAAGTCAACGAAGCCGTTGCAAGCGATCCGGCTCTTATCAATCAGGCTGCGGAAGGCGAGGGCTGGCTGTTCAAGCTGAAGCTTTCGGATGAAAGCCAGCTTTCCGGTCTCCTCGACAAGGCCGGTTACGACAAACTGGTAGGATAA
- the gcvT gene encoding glycine cleavage system aminomethyltransferase GcvT, producing MGDTAHLNTLPLQDLHEQAGARFGGFAGWNMPITYPLGVMKEHLHTREHAGLFDISHMKLIEVSGADAAALLAETCPLDPTVLKEGQSKYTFFLNENGGVLDDLIVTRLGEDRFMVVANAGNADADIEHLNEAASGKNVTVNPLDRVFLALQGPEAESVINDAGLKGAELAFMSGFEPKQGWFMTRSGYTGEDGFEIGLPADEARALATRLLADERVEWIGLAARDSLRLEAGLCLHGQDITPETDPVSAGLTWAITKPVREKAAFNGAKAVLDAIAKGAAAKRVGLKPEGRQPVRAGADLFDESGRQIGTVTSGGFGPSAGFPVAMGYVEASLATPGTRVFADVRGNKVPVDVSALPFTPHRYRKG from the coding sequence CCCTGCCTTTGCAGGATCTGCATGAACAGGCTGGCGCGCGCTTCGGCGGATTTGCCGGCTGGAACATGCCGATAACCTATCCGCTGGGCGTCATGAAGGAACATCTTCATACGCGTGAACATGCGGGCCTTTTCGACATTTCTCATATGAAGCTGATCGAGGTTTCGGGCGCGGACGCTGCCGCACTTCTTGCTGAAACCTGTCCGCTTGACCCGACTGTGCTGAAGGAAGGCCAGTCTAAATATACGTTCTTCCTCAACGAAAATGGCGGCGTGCTGGATGACCTGATCGTCACGCGCCTTGGTGAAGACCGTTTCATGGTCGTTGCCAATGCTGGCAATGCCGATGCCGATATCGAGCATCTGAACGAAGCTGCTTCCGGCAAGAACGTAACCGTCAATCCGCTTGACCGGGTATTTCTCGCCCTTCAGGGGCCCGAAGCTGAAAGCGTCATTAATGATGCCGGTCTCAAAGGTGCGGAGCTTGCCTTTATGAGCGGTTTCGAGCCGAAGCAAGGCTGGTTCATGACCCGTTCGGGCTATACCGGCGAAGATGGTTTCGAGATTGGCCTGCCAGCCGATGAGGCCCGCGCGCTTGCAACCAGGCTGCTTGCCGACGAGCGCGTCGAATGGATCGGCCTTGCCGCACGCGACAGCCTTCGACTTGAAGCCGGTCTCTGCCTGCACGGTCAGGATATCACGCCGGAAACCGATCCGGTTTCGGCCGGCCTCACTTGGGCGATCACCAAGCCTGTGCGGGAAAAAGCTGCATTCAACGGCGCAAAGGCCGTTCTGGACGCCATTGCCAAGGGCGCTGCTGCCAAGCGTGTGGGCCTAAAGCCGGAAGGCCGTCAGCCGGTCCGCGCTGGCGCCGATCTTTTTGATGAATCCGGTCGCCAGATCGGCACCGTTACTTCCGGTGGGTTTGGCCCATCGGCAGGTTTCCCGGTCGCCATGGGTTATGTAGAGGCAAGCCTCGCTACCCCCGGCACACGTGTCTTCGCTGACGTTCGCGGCAACAAGGTGCCCGTTGACGTTTCGGCACTTCCCTTTACTCCGCATCGCTATCGCAAAGGATGA